Proteins encoded together in one Candidatus Endomicrobium procryptotermitis window:
- a CDS encoding BsaWI family type II restriction enzyme produces MEFKDLVSLYEDTKKEYGNKAYRYISKILSKAKEQHLKDFFGDDHEQSWRAFKGKNLEKLIEYIIISEIESIGLKTINGNTLERKFASKMSDELAKVKRNLSIDYGKFGLHLPDVDIVIYNPNNSKVIAVLSIKVTLRERIAQTGYWKLKLSEDNLTKNVKVYFITLDEDQTLRYNDGKKKGKAIVEIDTDGGYVLSEHPIEETDKVKTFDKFIEDLKKTINER; encoded by the coding sequence ATGGAATTTAAAGATTTAGTTAGCCTTTATGAAGATACAAAAAAAGAATATGGCAATAAAGCATATCGGTATATTTCAAAAATTTTATCAAAAGCAAAAGAACAACATTTAAAAGATTTTTTTGGCGATGACCATGAGCAATCTTGGAGAGCGTTTAAAGGTAAAAATCTTGAGAAGTTAATAGAGTATATCATTATTTCAGAGATTGAGAGCATAGGTCTAAAAACTATAAATGGCAATACTTTGGAAAGAAAATTTGCTTCTAAAATGTCAGATGAACTTGCAAAAGTAAAAAGAAATTTATCTATTGATTATGGTAAATTCGGATTACATTTGCCAGACGTTGATATTGTCATATATAACCCTAACAACAGCAAAGTCATCGCCGTATTGTCAATTAAGGTAACGTTAAGAGAAAGAATAGCTCAAACTGGATATTGGAAACTTAAATTATCTGAAGATAATCTAACAAAAAACGTCAAAGTATATTTTATTACATTAGATGAAGATCAAACTCTGAGGTATAATGATGGAAAAAAGAAAGGAAAAGCTATTGTTGAAATAGATACGGACGGCGGTTATGTCTTAAGCGAACACCCAATTGAAGAAACGGATAAAGTGAAAACATTTGACAAGTTTATAGAAGATTTAAAAAAGACAATAAATGAAAGATAA
- a CDS encoding site-specific DNA-methyltransferase: protein MKKKKSVKYKENKESKNEFFVSDNGENYMSQMIVSYDYKNRIEESNIINRIKDIYSKVEIDYSWSFSNATRKDTTYITHGYHRYPAKFIPQVVSRLITQYTKEGDFVVDPFGGCGTTVLEAKVMGRNSLGVDINPVATLIAKSKMTVIEPKKLEIEFNILKDKLALYNEKIYIKLPAHDRIDYWFRYEEKKELAFILSKISEIREKDIKDFFYCAFSNILKNCSIWMQKSNKPTRDFTKIPSNPIPTFYKQVKMMTRGNQNLYTLLQKKSFSNLSSQVSCNDARKIPVKNNSVDLIVTSPPYVTSYEYADLHQLSTLWFGYAKDLSDFRKIFIGTSYCDENKINLNSILAEQTVENLVQQDKKTAKEVSKYFSDMNQVFVEMKRMLKKGGKTCIVIGNTSLKRVEVLNAEVFTEQLLNLGFKIIDIIKREIPSKNLPSIRDENTGKFASLNTVNKKMIYPTEYILIMEK from the coding sequence AAAAAAAAGAAGTCGGTTAAATATAAGGAAAATAAAGAGTCAAAAAATGAATTTTTTGTTTCTGATAATGGTGAAAATTATATGTCGCAAATGATTGTTTCCTATGATTATAAAAATCGTATTGAAGAAAGTAACATCATTAATAGGATAAAGGATATTTATTCTAAAGTTGAAATTGATTACTCTTGGTCTTTTTCAAATGCGACTAGAAAAGATACCACATATATTACGCATGGCTATCATCGCTATCCTGCAAAATTTATTCCTCAGGTTGTTTCTAGATTGATAACACAATATACAAAAGAAGGCGATTTTGTAGTTGATCCTTTTGGCGGATGCGGGACAACTGTGCTTGAAGCAAAAGTGATGGGTAGAAATTCTTTAGGAGTGGATATAAATCCAGTTGCCACTTTAATTGCTAAGTCTAAAATGACCGTTATTGAACCTAAAAAACTTGAAATAGAATTTAACATTTTAAAAGATAAACTTGCTTTATATAATGAAAAAATATATATAAAATTACCAGCGCATGATAGGATAGATTACTGGTTTAGATATGAAGAGAAAAAAGAGCTTGCGTTTATATTGTCTAAAATATCTGAAATTAGAGAAAAGGATATAAAGGATTTTTTTTATTGCGCTTTTTCTAATATTTTAAAAAACTGTTCTATATGGATGCAAAAAAGTAATAAACCTACAAGAGATTTTACAAAAATACCGTCAAACCCCATACCGACTTTTTATAAACAAGTAAAGATGATGACGCGCGGCAATCAGAATCTTTATACTTTATTACAAAAAAAATCTTTTTCTAATTTAAGTTCTCAGGTTAGCTGTAACGATGCAAGAAAAATTCCTGTGAAAAATAACTCTGTTGATTTAATTGTCACTTCTCCTCCGTATGTAACTTCTTATGAATATGCAGATTTGCATCAGTTAAGCACATTGTGGTTTGGATATGCGAAAGATTTAAGCGATTTTCGTAAAATCTTTATAGGCACTTCATATTGTGATGAGAACAAAATAAATCTCAATAGTATTCTTGCCGAACAGACAGTTGAAAATTTAGTGCAGCAAGATAAGAAAACGGCTAAAGAGGTCTCAAAATATTTTAGCGATATGAATCAAGTTTTTGTTGAAATGAAAAGAATGTTAAAGAAAGGCGGAAAAACTTGTATTGTGATAGGAAATACAAGTTTGAAAAGAGTTGAGGTCTTAAACGCTGAAGTTTTTACAGAACAATTATTAAATCTTGGATTTAAAATAATTGATATTATTAAACGAGAAATACCTTCAAAAAATCTACCTTCAATCAGAGATGAAAATACAGGAAAATTTGCAAGTTTGAATACTGTAAATAAAAAAATGATTTATCCAACAGAATATATTTTAATTATGGAGAAATAA